One part of the Arabidopsis thaliana chromosome 1 sequence genome encodes these proteins:
- a CDS encoding Double Clp-N motif-containing P-loop nucleoside triphosphate hydrolases superfamily protein (Double Clp-N motif-containing P-loop nucleoside triphosphate hydrolases superfamily protein; BEST Arabidopsis thaliana protein match is: Double Clp-N motif-containing P-loop nucleoside triphosphate hydrolases superfamily protein (TAIR:AT2G29970.1); Has 14609 Blast hits to 14609 proteins in 2753 species: Archae - 17; Bacteria - 11747; Metazoa - 78; Fungi - 268; Plants - 440; Viruses - 0; Other Eukaryotes - 2059 (source: NCBI BLink).), producing MEDLTASVTNRTVSLPLSCVTTDFGLGVIYASKNQESKTTREKPMLVTLNSSLEHTYQKDFKSLREILSRKVAWQTEAVNAISQIICGCKTDSTRRNQASGIWLALLGPDKVGKKKVAMTLSEVFFGGKVNYICVDFGAEHCSLDDKFRGKTVVDYVTGELSRKPHSVVLLENVEKAEFPDQMRLSEAVSTGKIRDLHGRVISMKNVIVVVTSGIAKDNATDHVIKPVKFPEEQVLSARSWKLQIKLGDATKFGVNKRKYELETAQRAVKVQRSYLDLNLPVNETEFSPDHEAEDRDAWFDEFIEKVDGKVTFKPVDFDELAKNIQEKIGSHFERCFGSETHLELDKEVILQILAASWSSLSSGEEEGRTIVDQWMQTVLARSFAEAKQKYGSNPMLGVKLVASSSGLASGVELPAKVDVIW from the coding sequence ATGGAGGATCTTACGGCATCGGTGACTAACCGCACAGTGAGTTTGCCTTTGAGCTGTGTTACTACAGATTTTGGGTTGGGAGTAATCTATGCATCCAAAAACCAGGAATCAAAAACAACGAGGGAGAAACCGATGCTGGTGACTCTAAACTCTTCTTTAGAACATACATATCAGAAAGATTTCAAGTCTCTCAGAGAAATACTCTCTCGTAAAGTTGCCTGGCAGACCGAAGCTGTAAATGCCATAAGCCAAATTATCTGCGGATGCAAAACCGACTCCACGCGAAGAAACCAAGCAAGCGGAATTTGGCTGGCTCTTCTTGGACCCGATAAagtggggaagaagaaagtggcGATGACTCTTTCTGAAGTCTTCTTTGGTGGTAAAGTCAATTACATATGTGTAGATTTTGGGGCAGAGCATTGTTCCCTTGATGACAAATTCAGAGGCAAAACAGTGGTGGATTACGTAACCGGTGAGTTATCTAGGAAACCACACTCTGTTGTTTTACTCGAAAACGTGGAAAAAGCTGAGTTCCCGGATCAGATGAGATTGTCTGAAGCTGTGAGTACGGGGAAAATCCGTGATTTGCATGGAAGAGTGATTAGTATGAAAAATGTGATTGTTGTTGTGACGTCTGGGATTGCCAAGGATAATGCCACTGACCATGTTATTAAACCTGTGAAGTTTCCTGAGGAGCAAGTTCTCAGCGCGAGAAGCTGGAAACTGCAGATAAAGCTAGGAGATGCTACTAAATTTGGGgtaaataagagaaaatatgaGCTAGAAACAGCGCAACGTGCAGTGAAGGTGCAACGTTCATATCTGGATCTGAATCTTCCAGTGAATGAAACAGAATTTAGCCCTGATCATGAGGCAGAGGACAGGGACGCTTGGTTCGATGAATTCATTGAAAAAGTAGATGGAAAAGTGACGTTCAAACCGGTTGATTTCGATGAGTTAGCCAAGAACATTCAAGAGAAGATTGGTTCACATTTTGAGCGGTGCTTTGGATCCGAAACACATCTAGAACTTGATAAAGAAGTGATCCTTCAGATTCTGGCGGCTTCATGGTCATCATTATCATCGGGCGAAGAAGAAGGGAGAACAATAGTTGATCAGTGGATGCAAACAGTTCTTGCTCGAAGCTTTGCTGAAGCAAAACAGAAGTACGGTTCGAATCCCATGTTGGGCGTGAAGCTGGTTGCTTCTTCTAGCGGCTTAGCTTCCGGAGTAGAATTGCCGGCGAAGGTGGATGTGATATGGtga
- a CDS encoding Lon protease (BEST Arabidopsis thaliana protein match is: lon protease 1 (TAIR:AT5G26860.1); Has 106 Blast hits to 106 proteins in 47 species: Archae - 0; Bacteria - 34; Metazoa - 0; Fungi - 11; Plants - 56; Viruses - 0; Other Eukaryotes - 5 (source: NCBI BLink).) — MTGRLTLTGKILGSLVKTIIFPEADRRDVDELPNNGKEGIHVFTLWMNMSRYSS; from the coding sequence ATGACTGGGAGACTCACTCTAACTGGAAAGATTCTCGGAAGTCTAGTGAAGACTATAATATTCCCGGAAGCTGACCGGAGAGACGTTGATGAGCTGCCCAACAATGGGAAAGAAGGGATCCATGTTTTCACTTTGTGGATGAATATGAGCAGATATTCGAGCTAG
- a CDS encoding Double Clp-N motif-containing P-loop nucleoside triphosphate hydrolases superfamily protein (Double Clp-N motif-containing P-loop nucleoside triphosphate hydrolases superfamily protein; FUNCTIONS IN: ATP binding; INVOLVED IN: biological_process unknown; LOCATED IN: cellular_component unknown; BEST Arabidopsis thaliana protein match is: Double Clp-N motif-containing P-loop nucleoside triphosphate hydrolases superfamily protein (TAIR:AT2G29970.1); Has 14612 Blast hits to 14412 proteins in 2715 species: Archae - 17; Bacteria - 11575; Metazoa - 78; Fungi - 306; Plants - 572; Viruses - 0; Other Eukaryotes - 2064 (source: NCBI BLink).) → MPTPVTTARECLTEEAARALDDAVVVARRRSHAQTTSLHAVSALLAMPSSILREVCVSRAARSVPYSSRLQFRALELCVGVSLDRLPSSKSPATEEDPPVSNSLMAAIKRSQANQRRHPESYHLQQIHASNNGGGGCQTTVLKVELKYFILSILDDPIVNRVFGEAGFRSSEIKLDVLHPPVTQLSSRFSRGRCPPLFLCNLPNSDPNREFPFSGSSGFDENSRRIGEVLGRKDKKNPLLIGNCANEALKTFTDSINSGKLGFLQMDISGLSLISIEKEISEILADGSKNEEEIRMKVDDLGRTVEQSGSKSGIVLNLGELKVLTSEANAALEILVSKLSDLLKHESKQLSFIGCVSSNETYTKLIDRFPTIEKDWDLHVLPITASTKPSTQGVYPKSSLMGSFVPFGGFFSSTSNFRVPLSSTVNQTLSRCHLCNEKYLQEVAAVLKAGSSLSLADKCSEKLAPWLRAIETKEDKGITGSSKALDDANTSASQTAALQKKWDNICQSIHHTPAFPKLGFQSVSPQFPVQTEKSVRTPTSYLETPKLLNPPISKPKPMEDLTASVTNRTVSLPLSCVTTDFGLGVIYASKNQESKTTREKPMLVTLNSSLEHTYQKDFKSLREILSRKVAWQTEAVNAISQIICGCKTDSTRRNQASGIWLALLGPDKVGKKKVAMTLSEVFFGGKVNYICVDFGAEHCSLDDKFRGKTVVDYVTGELSRKPHSVVLLENVEKAEFPDQMRLSEAVSTGKIRDLHGRVISMKNVIVVVTSGIAKDNATDHVIKPVKFPEEQVLSARSWKLQIKLGDATKFGVNKRKYELETAQRAVKVQRSYLDLNLPVNETEFSPDHEAEDRDAWFDEFIEKVDGKVTFKPVDFDELAKNIQEKIGSHFERCFGSETHLELDKEVILQILAASWSSLSSGEEEGRTIVDQWMQTVLARSFAEAKQKYGSNPMLGVKLVASSSGLASGVELPAKVDVIW, encoded by the exons ATGCCGACGCCGGTGACTACGGCGAGAGAATGCTTGACGGAAGAAGCTGCTCGTGCCCTCGACGATGCTGTTGTTGTAGCTCGTCGGAGAAGCCACGCGCAGACGACGTCTCTTCATGCAGTTTCTGCTCTTTTAGCTATGCCGTCGTCGATTCTCCGTGAAGTTTGCGTCTCACGCGCCGCTAGGAGTGTTCCTTACTCGTCGCGACTTCAATTCCGAGCTCTTGAGCTCTGCGTCGGTGTATCTCTCGACAGGCTTCCGTCGTCGAAGTCTCCGGCGACGGAAGAAGATCCACCGGTTTCGAATTCGCTCATGGCGGCGATCAAACGGTCTCAGGCGAACCAGAGACGGCATCCGGAGTCGTATCATCTTCAGCAGATCCACGCTAGTAACAACGGCGGGGGAGGATGCCAGACGACGGTTTTGAAAGTCGAATTGAAGTATTTCATACTCTCGATCCTTGACGATCCGATTGTGAATCGGGTATTCGGAGAAGCTGGGTTTCGGAGCTCCGAAATTAAGCTCGATGTGCTTCACCCTCCGGTAACACAACTTTCTTCCCGTTTCTCTAGAGGTCGTTGTCCGCCTCTCTTCCTCTGTAATCTTCCCAACTCAGATCCGAATCGTGAGTTCCCGTTTAGTGGGAGCAGTGGTTTCGATGAAAATTCCCGGAGGATTGGAGAAGTATTAGGCAGGAAAGATAAGAAGAACCCTCTGCTTATTGGTAACTGTGCTAATGAAGCTCTTAAAACGTTCACGGATTCGATCAACAGTGGGAAGTTAGGGTTTCTTCAGATGGATATTAGCGGATTAAGCTTGATTAGTATCGAGAAGGAGATTAGTGAGATTTTAGCCGATGGATCgaaaaacgaagaagagatTCGAATGAAAGTGGATGACCTAGGAAGAACTGTAGAGCAAAGTGGCTCGAAATCGGGGATAGTGCTTAATCTGGGAGAGCTCAAGGTTTTGACCAGTGAAGCCAATGCGGCTCTTGAGATTTTGGTGTCGAAGCTTTCGGATTTGCTGAAACATGAAAGTAAACAACTTTCGTTCATCGGATGTGTATCGAGTAATGAGACTTACACGAAGCTTATTGATCGGTTTCCTACTATAGAGAAGGATTGGGACCTTCATGTTCTTCCAATCACAGCCTCTACTAAACCTTCGACTCAAGGGGTTTATCCCAAATCGAG CTTGATGGGATCCTTTGTTCCCTTTGGAGGGTTCTtctcatcaacatcaaatTTCAGAGTTCCATTGAGTAGCACAGTGAATCAGACGCTCTCTAGATGCCACCTCTGCAACGAGAAGTATTTGCAAGAAGTAGCCGCTGTTCTCAAGGCCGGTTCGAGTCTTTCTCTGGCTGACAAATGTTCCGAGAAGTTAGCCCCATGGCTACGGGCTATTGAGACCAAAGAAGACAAGGGAATAACAGGCAGCAGTAAG GCTTTAGATGACGCTAATACATCAGCCTCGCAAACCGCTGCTCTACAGAAGAAATGGGACAACATATGCCAAAGTATCCATCACACTCCGGCGTTTCCTAAACTTGGTTTTCAGTCGGTGAGTCCGCAGTTCCCAGTTCAGACTGAGAAGAGTGTGAGAACTCCTACAAGCTATTTGGAGACGCCTAAACTGCTGAATCCGCCAATCTCAAAGCCAAAACCTATGGAGGATCTTACGGCATCGGTGACTAACCGCACAGTGAGTTTGCCTTTGAGCTGTGTTACTACAGATTTTGGGTTGGGAGTAATCTATGCATCCAAAAACCAGGAATCAAAAACAACGAGGGAGAAACCGATGCTGGTGACTCTAAACTCTTCTTTAGAACATACATATCAGAAAGATTTCAAGTCTCTCAGAGAAATACTCTCTCGTAAAGTTGCCTGGCAGACCGAAGCTGTAAATGCCATAAGCCAAATTATCTGCGGATGCAAAACCGACTCCACGCGAAGAAACCAAGCAAGCGGAATTTGGCTGGCTCTTCTTGGACCCGATAAagtggggaagaagaaagtggcGATGACTCTTTCTGAAGTCTTCTTTGGTGGTAAAGTCAATTACATATGTGTAGATTTTGGGGCAGAGCATTGTTCCCTTGATGACAAATTCAGAGGCAAAACAGTGGTGGATTACGTAACCGGTGAGTTATCTAGGAAACCACACTCTGTTGTTTTACTCGAAAACGTGGAAAAAGCTGAGTTCCCGGATCAGATGAGATTGTCTGAAGCTGTGAGTACGGGGAAAATCCGTGATTTGCATGGAAGAGTGATTAGTATGAAAAATGTGATTGTTGTTGTGACGTCTGGGATTGCCAAGGATAATGCCACTGACCATGTTATTAAACCTGTGAAGTTTCCTGAGGAGCAAGTTCTCAGCGCGAGAAGCTGGAAACTGCAGATAAAGCTAGGAGATGCTACTAAATTTGGGgtaaataagagaaaatatgaGCTAGAAACAGCGCAACGTGCAGTGAAGGTGCAACGTTCATATCTGGATCTGAATCTTCCAGTGAATGAAACAGAATTTAGCCCTGATCATGAGGCAGAGGACAGGGACGCTTGGTTCGATGAATTCATTGAAAAAGTAGATGGAAAAGTGACGTTCAAACCGGTTGATTTCGATGAGTTAGCCAAGAACATTCAAGAGAAGATTGGTTCACATTTTGAGCGGTGCTTTGGATCCGAAACACATCTAGAACTTGATAAAGAAGTGATCCTTCAGATTCTGGCGGCTTCATGGTCATCATTATCATCGGGCGAAGAAGAAGGGAGAACAATAGTTGATCAGTGGATGCAAACAGTTCTTGCTCGAAGCTTTGCTGAAGCAAAACAGAAGTACGGTTCGAATCCCATGTTGGGCGTGAAGCTGGTTGCTTCTTCTAGCGGCTTAGCTTCCGGAGTAGAATTGCCGGCGAAGGTGGATGTGATATGGtga